In Phocoena phocoena chromosome 11, mPhoPho1.1, whole genome shotgun sequence, one DNA window encodes the following:
- the PTGES3 gene encoding prostaglandin E synthase 3, with translation MQPASAKWYDRRDYVFIEFCVEDSKDVNVNFEKSKLTFSCLGGSDNFKHLNEIDLFHCIDPNDSKHKRTDRSILCCLRKGESGQSWPRLTKERAKLNWLSVDFNNWKDWEDDSDEDMSNFDRFSEMMNNMGGDEDVDLPEVDGADDDSQDSDDEKMPDLE, from the exons GCAGCCTGCTTCTGCAAAGTGGTACGATCGAAGGGACTATGTCTTCATTGAATTTTGTGTTGAAGACAGTAAAGATGTTaatgtaaattttgaaaaatccaaACTTACATTCAG TTGTCTTGGAGGAAGtgataattttaaacatttaaatgaaattgaTCTTTTTCACTGTATTGATCCAAAT gattCGAAGCATAAAAGAACGGACAGATCTATTTTATGTTGTTTACGAAAAGGAGAATCTGGCCAGTCATGGCCAAGGTTAACGAAAGAAAGGGCAAAG CTTAATTGGCTTAGTGTGGACTTCAATAATTGGAAAGACTGGGAAGATGATTCAGATGAAGACATGTCTAATTTTGATCGTTTCTCTGAG ATGATGAACAACATGGGTGGTGATGAGGATGTAGATTTACCAGAAGTAGATGGAGCAGATGAT GATTCACAAGACAGTGATGATGAAA aAATGCCAGATCTGGAGTAA